A stretch of Miscanthus floridulus cultivar M001 chromosome 13, ASM1932011v1, whole genome shotgun sequence DNA encodes these proteins:
- the LOC136501294 gene encoding ranBP2-type zinc finger protein At1g67325-like isoform X3: MSSQVDSRSQSAGKRARTDGSRREDDWVCPSCKNVNFAFRTTCNMRNCNQSRPADHTKPMQTPPHYPTSGGYMGPGTPPSMYLGGGAPPYGSSMFNGPAMPRYGIPQFPGGSAYPYGYGGRIPMGSPYGPVQMAGPTPYSGGSMMGAGGMYGMPMDRYGPVPAGPGPMGTRAGSYSDEGSQKKPAGAGRDNDWECPNCHNINFGFRAVCNMRKCNTPRPENQGSKPDGLRGSKPKMPEGSWKCEQCNNINYPFRTKCNRPQCGAEKPSQTNNVNDSVTDQDNQVFFLNGWRWQPFFPSKTIFLGMLAT, from the exons ATGTCTTCTCAG GTCGACAGCCGCAGCCAATCAGCCGGGAAGCGCGCGCGCACCGACG GCAGCCGGCGTGAGGACGACTGGGTTTGCCCCAGCTGCAAGAACGTCAACTTCGCCTTCCGCACCACTTGCAACATGCGCAACTGCAACCAGTCCAGGCCAGCAGACCACACG AAGCCTATGCAGACCCCACCTCACTATCCCACGTCAGGGGGTTACATGGGCCCAGGGACGCCACCGTCGATGTACCTTGGTGGGGGCGCTCCCCCGTATGGCTCCTCGATGTTTAACGGGCCTGCAATGCCGCGCTATGGTATCCCACAGTTCCCTGGGGGTTCTGCGTATCCATATGGATATGGTGGTCGCATACCAATGGGGAGCCCCTACGGGCCAGTGCAAATGGCCGGGCCAACTCCATACTCTGGTGGATCTATGATGGGAGCAG GTGGAATGTATGGAATGCCCATGGATAGGTATGGGCCAGTACCTGCTGGTCCTGGTCCAATG GGCACAAGGGCTGGCTCATATTCTGATGAAGGTTCTCAGAAGAAGCCTGCAG GAGCTGGCCGTGATAATGATTGGGAGTGTCCAAATTGCCACAACATCAACTTTGGCTTTCGCGCAGTCTGTAATATGAGAAAGTGCAACACACCTAGACCTGAAAACCAG GGTTCTAAGCCCGATGGTTTAAGAGGCTCAA AACCAAAGATGCCAGAGGGCAGTTGGAAGTGTGAGCAGTGCAATAACATAAACTATCCTTTCCGAACAAAGTGCAATCGTCCCCAATGTGGAGCGGAAAAGCCATCACAGACAAACAATGTAAATGATTCAGTGACAGATCAGGACAATCAG GTGTTCTTTCTGAATGGTTGGCGATGGCAACCTTTCTTTCCttccaaaacaattttcttaGGGATGTTAGCAACTTAG
- the LOC136501294 gene encoding ranBP2-type zinc finger protein At1g67325-like isoform X1, whose product MSSQVDSRSQSAGKRARTDGSRREDDWVCPSCKNVNFAFRTTCNMRNCNQSRPADHTKAMQKPMQTPPHYPTSGGYMGPGTPPSMYLGGGAPPYGSSMFNGPAMPRYGIPQFPGGSAYPYGYGGRIPMGSPYGPVQMAGPTPYSGGSMMGAGGMYGMPMDRYGPVPAGPGPMGTRAGSYSDEGSQKKPAGAGRDNDWECPNCHNINFGFRAVCNMRKCNTPRPENQGSKPDGLRGSKPKMPEGSWKCEQCNNINYPFRTKCNRPQCGAEKPSQTNNVNDSVTDQDNQVFFLNGWRWQPFFPSKTIFLGMLAT is encoded by the exons ATGTCTTCTCAG GTCGACAGCCGCAGCCAATCAGCCGGGAAGCGCGCGCGCACCGACG GCAGCCGGCGTGAGGACGACTGGGTTTGCCCCAGCTGCAAGAACGTCAACTTCGCCTTCCGCACCACTTGCAACATGCGCAACTGCAACCAGTCCAGGCCAGCAGACCACACG AAGGCCATGCAGAAGCCTATGCAGACCCCACCTCACTATCCCACGTCAGGGGGTTACATGGGCCCAGGGACGCCACCGTCGATGTACCTTGGTGGGGGCGCTCCCCCGTATGGCTCCTCGATGTTTAACGGGCCTGCAATGCCGCGCTATGGTATCCCACAGTTCCCTGGGGGTTCTGCGTATCCATATGGATATGGTGGTCGCATACCAATGGGGAGCCCCTACGGGCCAGTGCAAATGGCCGGGCCAACTCCATACTCTGGTGGATCTATGATGGGAGCAG GTGGAATGTATGGAATGCCCATGGATAGGTATGGGCCAGTACCTGCTGGTCCTGGTCCAATG GGCACAAGGGCTGGCTCATATTCTGATGAAGGTTCTCAGAAGAAGCCTGCAG GAGCTGGCCGTGATAATGATTGGGAGTGTCCAAATTGCCACAACATCAACTTTGGCTTTCGCGCAGTCTGTAATATGAGAAAGTGCAACACACCTAGACCTGAAAACCAG GGTTCTAAGCCCGATGGTTTAAGAGGCTCAA AACCAAAGATGCCAGAGGGCAGTTGGAAGTGTGAGCAGTGCAATAACATAAACTATCCTTTCCGAACAAAGTGCAATCGTCCCCAATGTGGAGCGGAAAAGCCATCACAGACAAACAATGTAAATGATTCAGTGACAGATCAGGACAATCAG GTGTTCTTTCTGAATGGTTGGCGATGGCAACCTTTCTTTCCttccaaaacaattttcttaGGGATGTTAGCAACTTAG
- the LOC136501294 gene encoding ranBP2-type zinc finger protein At1g67325-like isoform X2, whose product MSSQVDSRSQSAGKRARTDGSRREDDWVCPSCKNVNFAFRTTCNMRNCNQSRPADHTAMQKPMQTPPHYPTSGGYMGPGTPPSMYLGGGAPPYGSSMFNGPAMPRYGIPQFPGGSAYPYGYGGRIPMGSPYGPVQMAGPTPYSGGSMMGAGGMYGMPMDRYGPVPAGPGPMGTRAGSYSDEGSQKKPAGAGRDNDWECPNCHNINFGFRAVCNMRKCNTPRPENQGSKPDGLRGSKPKMPEGSWKCEQCNNINYPFRTKCNRPQCGAEKPSQTNNVNDSVTDQDNQVFFLNGWRWQPFFPSKTIFLGMLAT is encoded by the exons ATGTCTTCTCAG GTCGACAGCCGCAGCCAATCAGCCGGGAAGCGCGCGCGCACCGACG GCAGCCGGCGTGAGGACGACTGGGTTTGCCCCAGCTGCAAGAACGTCAACTTCGCCTTCCGCACCACTTGCAACATGCGCAACTGCAACCAGTCCAGGCCAGCAGACCACACG GCCATGCAGAAGCCTATGCAGACCCCACCTCACTATCCCACGTCAGGGGGTTACATGGGCCCAGGGACGCCACCGTCGATGTACCTTGGTGGGGGCGCTCCCCCGTATGGCTCCTCGATGTTTAACGGGCCTGCAATGCCGCGCTATGGTATCCCACAGTTCCCTGGGGGTTCTGCGTATCCATATGGATATGGTGGTCGCATACCAATGGGGAGCCCCTACGGGCCAGTGCAAATGGCCGGGCCAACTCCATACTCTGGTGGATCTATGATGGGAGCAG GTGGAATGTATGGAATGCCCATGGATAGGTATGGGCCAGTACCTGCTGGTCCTGGTCCAATG GGCACAAGGGCTGGCTCATATTCTGATGAAGGTTCTCAGAAGAAGCCTGCAG GAGCTGGCCGTGATAATGATTGGGAGTGTCCAAATTGCCACAACATCAACTTTGGCTTTCGCGCAGTCTGTAATATGAGAAAGTGCAACACACCTAGACCTGAAAACCAG GGTTCTAAGCCCGATGGTTTAAGAGGCTCAA AACCAAAGATGCCAGAGGGCAGTTGGAAGTGTGAGCAGTGCAATAACATAAACTATCCTTTCCGAACAAAGTGCAATCGTCCCCAATGTGGAGCGGAAAAGCCATCACAGACAAACAATGTAAATGATTCAGTGACAGATCAGGACAATCAG GTGTTCTTTCTGAATGGTTGGCGATGGCAACCTTTCTTTCCttccaaaacaattttcttaGGGATGTTAGCAACTTAG
- the LOC136501294 gene encoding ranBP2-type zinc finger protein At1g67325-like isoform X4: MSSQVDSRSQSAGKRARTDGSRREDDWVCPSCKNVNFAFRTTCNMRNCNQSRPADHTKAMQKPMQTPPHYPTSGGYMGPGTPPSMYLGGGAPPYGSSMFNGPAMPRYGIPQFPGGSAYPYGYGGRIPMGSPYGPVQMAGPTPYSGGSMMGAGGMYGMPMDRYGPVPAGPGPMGTRAGSYSDEGSQKKPAGAGRDNDWECPNCHNINFGFRAVCNMRKCNTPRPENQGSKPDGLRGSKPKMPEGSWKCEQCNNINYPFRTKCNRPQCGAEKPSQTNNVNDSVTDQDNQ; this comes from the exons ATGTCTTCTCAG GTCGACAGCCGCAGCCAATCAGCCGGGAAGCGCGCGCGCACCGACG GCAGCCGGCGTGAGGACGACTGGGTTTGCCCCAGCTGCAAGAACGTCAACTTCGCCTTCCGCACCACTTGCAACATGCGCAACTGCAACCAGTCCAGGCCAGCAGACCACACG AAGGCCATGCAGAAGCCTATGCAGACCCCACCTCACTATCCCACGTCAGGGGGTTACATGGGCCCAGGGACGCCACCGTCGATGTACCTTGGTGGGGGCGCTCCCCCGTATGGCTCCTCGATGTTTAACGGGCCTGCAATGCCGCGCTATGGTATCCCACAGTTCCCTGGGGGTTCTGCGTATCCATATGGATATGGTGGTCGCATACCAATGGGGAGCCCCTACGGGCCAGTGCAAATGGCCGGGCCAACTCCATACTCTGGTGGATCTATGATGGGAGCAG GTGGAATGTATGGAATGCCCATGGATAGGTATGGGCCAGTACCTGCTGGTCCTGGTCCAATG GGCACAAGGGCTGGCTCATATTCTGATGAAGGTTCTCAGAAGAAGCCTGCAG GAGCTGGCCGTGATAATGATTGGGAGTGTCCAAATTGCCACAACATCAACTTTGGCTTTCGCGCAGTCTGTAATATGAGAAAGTGCAACACACCTAGACCTGAAAACCAG GGTTCTAAGCCCGATGGTTTAAGAGGCTCAA AACCAAAGATGCCAGAGGGCAGTTGGAAGTGTGAGCAGTGCAATAACATAAACTATCCTTTCCGAACAAAGTGCAATCGTCCCCAATGTGGAGCGGAAAAGCCATCACAGACAAACAATGTAAATGATTCAGTGACAGATCAGGACAATCAG TGA